GTATTCCACGACGCCGCCCCGGCGGGTGGCGATCACCAGCCCCTTCGAGGCCAGGACCCGGAGATGGCGGGCGACAGTGGACTGGGGAAGCCCCAGGGTCCGGGCTAAGGCCGTGCCCGTTTGCGGGCCTTCCGCCAGCTCGTAAAGGATTAGGATCCGGGTGGGATCCGCCAGGCCCGCGCAGATCTCCGCGTGAAGCTGATAAATCTCCTGCCGGGTCGGCCGCTGCATCCCCCACTCCTCTCCGGTTATCCGGTTAACAGGATAACCGGAGATCCCGCTCCGGGGTTGTGTCTTCTGTCACAACCTTTAGTGCGGAAAATCACAAGCTTGGGGACTTTGGGATCATATGGGCGATCGAAAAGGGGCGAAGCGTTCGGAGAGGGGATGGAGAGATGGCTTCGCTGTCGGGCGACGGCGTCCGGCGACTCGCTCACGCCCGGTGGATCCCGGCCCCGCCTTTCGGGCCGGAGGCCATTCCTGAGGCCGAAAGGCCAAGGTATGGGATGCGGAGCGGGGCCTTGTCGGACCGGGAGAGGCCCGTTATAATCCGGGGTGTGCCCTGGCCGTTCGTCCCGAAAGTCACGGAGGAGAGGAGGTCACAATGCCGAAACGGATCCGAATCTGGGCCCTGACCGCCCTGGTTTTCACCCTGCT
The window above is part of the Thermoflexus hugenholtzii JAD2 genome. Proteins encoded here:
- a CDS encoding ArsR/SmtB family transcription factor, with translation MQRPTRQEIYQLHAEICAGLADPTRILILYELAEGPQTGTALARTLGLPQSTVARHLRVLASKGLVIATRRGGVVEYALADHRVIQALDLMRAVMLDRIHLYQHIAQS